CTTGGCCACACGCTGGGCACGCGAGGCACCCGAACGGGCGCTCGACGGGGCACGGTTCGCCTTGGCACGCAGGATGGCGAGCTGTTCGCCGTCCATCCGGCTCACGATGATCGTGATGTGGGTGGTCCGCTTGCGGATGCGGCCAGCGCGACCACGGGCCCGGGGGCGGAACCGCTTGAGGGTCGGGCCTTCGTCGGCGAAGCACGCCGAAACGTACAACTCTTCGGCCGCGATGCCGTCGTTGTTCACCGCGTTGGCGATCGCCGAGTTCAGCAGCTTGAGGATCGGCTCGGCGGCACCGCGTTCGGTGAGCGCCAAGATGTTGATCGCGTCGGCGACGTGGCGACCGCGGATCAGGTTGAGCACCTCACGGGCCTTGTAGGCCGAAAAGCGCGCGTACTTGAGTTCTGCCCGGGTTCCCGGACGTTCGTTCGTCTTGACTCCGAACGCCATCAGCGCCGTCCTGACTTCTCTTGGCCAGCGTGGAACTTGAAGGTCCGCGTCGGGGCGAACTCGCCAAGCTTGTGACCGACCATCGATTCGGTGATGTACACGGGAACGTGCTTGCGACCATCGTGCACGGCGATGGT
The sequence above is drawn from the Microthrixaceae bacterium genome and encodes:
- the rpsS gene encoding 30S ribosomal protein S19, with the translated sequence MPRSLKKGPFVDDHLLKKVDALNEAGNKNVIKTWSRRSTIIPDMVGHTIAVHDGRKHVPVYITESMVGHKLGEFAPTRTFKFHAGQEKSGRR